The genomic segment ACAAAGACCCGGcactcgtcgcggcggaggctgcggggGATGACGTGTTTCTGTGCGAGTACACGTACGATCAGCACTTCCACAGGTTCAAGCGAAGGACCgagtgggacgacgacgatctatccgacgacgacctgccCGGTGGGAGGAACTTCTTCCACGGGGGACTCACGCTGGTTGACGAAGATGACGAGGATGAAGACCTCGACGGAGAGGACAGCGacgccgacatcgacgacTGGGGCGGGTCGAAGGGGTCCAAGAAACCGTCGTCCAAGAAGGGCGCCCGAGGCAAGGGGAAAGGGAGCGGAGCCATCGGCGTATCCCTCGGGAGCCGGGCTCGAGGAAGAGTCATCAGCCGgcacatcgccgcgtcgcgtcgggaggcagccgcggcggcgggtgaaTACGGGGGCGTCATGGGTCTCGGAGCCGTCGCAGTGCCGCGAATCGACAAACCGGTCCCGACCACAGCGCTGGGCCGCGCGAGGCAGGCACTGTCGCTGGCGCACTCCCCCGGCACTCTTCCGTGCCGCGACATCGAACGCAAGAAAATTGTTGACTTTGTGGAGCAGTCCATCAACGCTGGTGCGCAGTGTCTGGGCAGGTGTCTGTACATCTCGGGTGTTCCAGGCACGGgcaagacggcgacggtgcgcgAAGTGATTCGAACGCTTCGCAAGAAATCCAGGGACGGATCGCTGCCCAGGTTTAATCACGTGGAACTCAACGGTCTCCGTTTACAGACACCCAAGCACGCGTactcggcgatcgcggaggaACTCATGGGCGAGCGCCTGTCGCCGCAGGTTGCAAACGACGTCTTGGATCGGCGATTCAAGGAGGGCAGGGGcagcgacgggcgcgtcacTGTGCTGGTGATCGACGAGATGGACCTGCTCGTGACCCGCACGCAACAGTTGCTGTACAACCTGTTCGATTGGCCaacgcaccgcgccgcgcgactgGTGATTCTCGGCATCGCCAACACCCTCGACCTACCCGAGCGTCTGCTTCCGAAGATTCTATCGCGCCTTGGAAGCAACCGAGTTTCGTTCCAGCCATACTCTGCGGACCAGCTGATGCAGATTGTCAAGGGCCGGCTTCACAACACGGGTGGACCGGGTCTCATCAACTCTCCCTTCGAGGATACCGCGGTCCAGCTGGCGAGCAGGAAGGTTGCCGCGGTATCAGGAGACGCGAGACGAGTCCTCGAGCTGTGCAGACGTGGAGCTGAGCTCGCAGAGGCGAGAGTCAGGAagcaggagaaggagctcgagcgagaGAAAGAGAACATGCACAACGGACAGGGTGCCATGGACGCGGATTTCTTCGGCGCGAGAAACGTCACGAGGCCGGAGAAAAAGCGTTCCAATGCGGTGGACATCAAAGATATCCAGGCGGCGCAACGGGAGATGTTCCAGACGCCACACATGCATCTGCTGGAGGCGGCTTCTCGGCACGAGCGTATTTTCCTGGCTGCTCTCGTCATGGAGCTTCGCCGGAGTGGTCTCAGCGACGCGTGCATCACGAACGTCATGCGCACACACGAGCAACTCTGCAGGCAGTTTGACGAGCCCttgccccccgcgggcgcagcggcggcgatcgcgtgcCGACTCGCGTCCATTCGCCTGTTGCTCGCGGACCCGGGTAGGAAGCGAAGCGCTCAGCGAGTGTCGCTGAATGTACcgagggacgacgtcgtgtaTGCGCTGAAACAGAGGGAGAACAACGCAGCaaaggccgcggcggctgcgatgAAAGAGAAGGGGTTGAAGACGAGCGCCGTCTCCAAGGAGGAATTCGCCGAGTTCGACCACGGCGAGATCCCTTGGCTTCGCAACCACCCGGGTCTGGGCTAACTACTGAATAAGACGAGCTGTAATACAATATGCACCTCCATCATGCACCCTCGCTCACCGCTATAAGACTAGCTAGTTCGCGATCACCTCAAGCGCCGGGTTTTCGTGTTTGTTCTCGACTCCTGTCAACTGTATGCCCCgcccctccgcctcggcccacgccgcctccgcctctttcTTGTGCCGAGCGCGCatgtcgtccgcgagcgcgcgcgcctctcccgcGTCCATCTTCTGCGGGCAGAACGAGTAACAATACCCAAACTGCGTGCGGAACACCAGCGGCAAGAATGGGCCGATAAAGTACTCCACCAGTGGTCGAATA from the Micromonas commoda chromosome 15, complete sequence genome contains:
- a CDS encoding predicted protein gives rise to the protein MAARRYYEQVKVDGEVFNRGDCAYVIGDKTRDLDDDELEPCGACGECGDEDDVMLECDACLRGWHMRCLHPPLEEVPEGEWYCPKCLSSATGVAAPAENGRRMAHTEFLSGNLHLCRIECIWQEANGKFMFVGRWFATPEETHTGRQAHHSRREVFLTNNTDENCVDSLLRKAASNKDPALVAAEAAGDDVFLCEYTYDQHFHRFKRRTEWDDDDLSDDDLPGGRNFFHGGLTLVDEDDEDEDLDGEDSDADIDDWGGRHIAASRREAAAAAGEYGGVMGLGAVAVPRIDKPVPTTALGRARQALSLAHSPGTLPCRDIERKKIVDFVEQSINAGAQCLGRCLYISGVPGTGKTATVREVIRTLRKKSRDGSLPRFNHVELNGLRLQTPKHAYSAIAEELMGERLSPQVANDVLDRRFKEGRGSDGRVTVLVIDEMDLLVTRTQQLLYNLFDWPTHRAARLVILGIANTLDLPERLLPKILSRLGSNRVSFQPYSADQLMQIVKGRLHNTGGPGLINSPFEDTAVQLASRKVAAVSGDARRVLELCRRGAELAEARKKRSNAVDIKDIQAAQREMFQTPHMHLLEAASRHERIFLAALVMELRRSGLSDACITNVMRTHEQLCRQFDEPLPPAGAAAAIACRLASIRLLLADPGRKRSAQRVSLNVPRDDVVYALKQRENNAAKAAAAAMKEKGLKTSAVSKEEFAEFDHGEIPWLRNHPGLG